Proteins co-encoded in one Saccharomyces cerevisiae S288C chromosome II, complete sequence genomic window:
- the UTP20 gene encoding Utp20p (Component of the small-subunit (SSU) processome; SSU processome is involved in the biogenesis of the 18S rRNA) — MAKQRQTTKSSKRYRYSSFKARIDDLKIEPARNLEKRVHDYVESSHFLASFDQWKEINLSAKFTEFAAEIEHDVQTLPQILYHDKKIFNSLVSFINFHDEFSLQPLLDLLAQFCHDLGPDFLKFYEEAIKTLINLLDAAIEFESSNVFEWGFNCLAYIFKYLSKFLVKKLVLTCDLLIPLLSHSKEYLSRFSAEALSFLVRKCPVSNLREFVRSVFEKLEGDDEQTNLYEGLLILFTESMTSTQETLHSKAKAIMSVLLHEALTKSSPERSVSLLSDIWMNISKYASIESLLPVYEVMYQDFNDSLDATNIDRILKVLTTIVFSESGRKIPDWNKITILIERIMSQSENCASLSQDKVAFLFALFIRNSDVKTLTLFHQKLFNYALTNISDCFLEFFQFALRLSYERVFSFNGLKFLQLFLKKNWQSQGKKIALFFLEVDDKPELQKVREVNFPEEFILSIRDFFVTAEINDSNDLFEIYWRAIIFKYSKLQNTEIIIPLLERIFSTFASPDNFTKDMVGTLLKIYRKEDDASGNNLLKTILDNYENYKESLNFLRGWNKLVSNLHPSESLKGLMSHYPSLLLSLTDNFMLPDGKIRYETLELMKTLMILQGMQVPDLLSSCMVIEEIPLTLQNARDLTIRIKNVGAEFGKTKTDKLVSSFFLKYLFGLLTVRFSPVWTGVFDTLPNVYTKDEALVWKLVLSFIKLPDENQNLDYYQPLLEDGANKVLWDSSVVRLRDTIDTFSHIWSKYSTQNTSIISTTIERRGNTTYPILIRNQALKVMLSIPQVAENHFVDIAPFVYNDFKTYKDEEDMENERVITGSWTEVDRNVFLKTLSKFKNIKNVYSATELHDHLMVLLGSRNTDVQKLALDALLAYKNPTLNKYRDNLKNLLDDTLFKDEITTFLTENGSQSIKAEDEKVVMPYVLRIFFGRAQVPPTSGQKRSRKIAVISVLPNFKKPYINDFLSLASERLDYNYFFGNSHQINSSKATLKTIRRMTGFVNIVNSTLSVLRTNFPLHTNSVLQPLIYSIAMAYYVLDTESTEEVHLRKMASNLRQQGLKCLSSVFEFVGNTFDWSTSMEDIYAVVVKPRISHFSDENLQQPSSLLRLFLYWAHNPSLYQFLYYDEFATATALMDTISNQHVKEAVIGPIIEAADSIIRNPVNDDHYVDLVTLICTSCLKILPSLYVKLSDSNSISTFLNLLVSITEMGFIQDDHVRSRLISSLISILKGKLKKLQENDTQKILKILKLIVFNYNCSWSDIEELYTTISSLFKTFDERNLRVSLTELFIELGRKVPELESISKLVADLNSYSSSRMHEYDFPRILSTFKGLIEDGYKSYSELEWLPLLFTFLHFINNKEELALRTNASHAIMKFIDFINEKPNLNEASKSISMLKDILLPNIRIGLRDSLEEVQSEYVSVLSYMVKNTKYFTDFEDMAILLYNGDEEADFFTNVNHIQLHRRQRAIKRLGEHAHQLKDNSISHYLIPMIEHYVFSDDERYRNIGNETQIAIGGLAQHMSWNQYKALLRRYISMLKTKPNQMKQAVQLIVQLSVPLRETLRIVRDGAESKLTLSKFPSNLDEPSNFIKQELYPTLSKILGTRDDETIIERMPIAEALVNIVLGLTNDDITNFLPSILTNICQVLRSKSEELRDAVRVTLGKISIILGAEYLVFVIKELMATLKRGSQIHVLSYTVHYILKSMHGVLKHSDLDTSSSMIVKIIMENIFGFAGEEKDSENYHTKVKEIKSNKSYDAGEILASNISLTEFGTLLSPVKALLMVRINLRNQNKLSELLRRYLLGLNHNSDSESESILKFCHQLFQESEMSNSPQIPKKKVKDQVDEKEDFFLVNLESKSYTINSNSLLLNSTLQKFALDLLRNVITRHRSFLTVSHLEGFIPFLRDSLLSENEGVVISTLRILITLIRLDFSDESSEIFKNCARKVLNIIKVSPSTSSELCQMGLKFLSAFIRHTDSTLKDTALSYVLGRVLPDLNEPSRQGLAFNFLKALVSKHIMLPELYDIADTTREIMVTNHSKEIRDVSRSVYYQFLMEYDQSKGRLEKQFKFMVDNLQYPTESGRQSVMELINLIITKANPALLSKLSSSFFLALVNVSFNDDAPRCREMASVLISTMLPKLENKDLEIVEKYIAAWLKQVDNASFLNLGLRTYKVYLKSIGFEHTIELDELAIKRIRYILSDTSVGSEHQWDLVYSALNTFSSYMEATESVYKHGFKDIWDGIITCLLYPHSWVRQSAANLVHQLIANKDKLEISLTNLEIQTIATRILHQLGAPSIPENLANVSIKTLVNISILWKEQRTPFIMDVSKQTGEDLKYTTAIDYMVTRIGGIIRSDEHRMDSFMSKKACIQLLALLVQVLDEDEVIAEGEKILLPLYGYLETYYSRAVDEEQEELRTLSNECLKILEDKLQVSDFTKIYTAVKQTVLERRKERRSKRAILAVNAPQISADKKLRKHARSREKRKHEKDENGYYQRRNKRKRA, encoded by the coding sequence ATGGCTAAACAAAGACAAACTACTAAATCGTCTAAGCGATATAGATATTCTTCCTTCAAGGCTAGGATTGACGATTTGAAGATTGAACCGGCTagaaatttggaaaaaagggTACATGATTATGTCGAGTCGTCGCATTTTCTCGCTTCCTTTGATCAGTGGAAAGAAATTAATTTAAGTGCCAAATTTACGGAGTTTGCAGCGGAAATTGAGCATGATGTTCAAACATTACCCCAAATACTATATCATGATAAAAAGATTTTTAATTCTTTGGTTTCATTCATTAACTTTCACGATGAGTTTTCTTTGCAACCGCTTCTGGACCTCTTGGCTCAATTTTGTCATGATTTAGGTCCAGATTTTCTTaaattttatgaagaaGCTATCAAAACTTTAATAAATCTGTTAGACGCTGCTATAGAATTTGAGTCATCTAATGTTTTTGAGTGGGGTTTCAACTGTTTGGCTTATATTTTCAAGTATCTCTCGAAATTTTTGGTTAAAAAACTGGTACTCACATGTGATCTTTTAATTCCACTATTGTCTCATTCTAAGGAATATCTTTCAAGATTTTCAGCAGAAGcattatcttttttagtAAGAAAGTGTCCTGTTTCTAACTTGCGCGAGTTTGTTAGAtcagtttttgaaaagttagAGGGAGATGATGAGCAAACTAACCTCTACGAAGGGCTTCTGATATTATTCACAGAATCCATGACGTCAACGCAAGAAACTCTGCATTCGAAAGCTAAAGCTATCATGAGCGTTCTTTTGCATGAAGCTTTGACCAAATCATCCCCGGAAAGATCTGTTTCATTGCTCTCAGATATTTGGATGAACATTAGTAAGTACGCCTCAATCGAAAGTTTACTTCCAGTCTATGAAGTTATGTATCAGGATTTTAACGATTCTCTCGATGCCACCAATATCGATAGAATATTAAAAGTATTGACAACAATTGTCTTCTCGGAAAGTGGTAGAAAAATTCCTGATTGGAATAAAATTACTATCCTAATTGAAAGAATAATGAGTCAAAGTGAAAATTGTGCTTCGCTTTCACAGGATAAAGTGGCTTTCCTATTTGCTTTATTTATTCGTAACAGTGACGTGAAAACTTTAACATTATTCCACCAAAAACTTTTTAACTACGCTTTAACAAATATATCTGACTGTTTCCTTgaattctttcaatttgCTTTAAGGCTAAGCTATGAAAGagtattttcattcaatgGATTAAAATTCCTAcagttatttttaaagaaaaattggcaatcacaaggaaaaaaaattgcacttttttttctagaaGTAGATGATAAGCCTGAACTGCAGAAAGTACGGGAAGTAAATTTCCCAGAAGAATTTATTTTATCTATCagagatttttttgtcacAGCAGAAATTAATGATTCGAATGACCTTTTCGAAATATATTGGCGAGCTAtaatttttaaatattcGAAATTACAGAATACAGAAATTATTATCCCATTGCTTGAACGTatcttttcaacttttgcatCACCAGATAATTTTACGAAAGATATGGTCGGTACACtcttaaaaatatatcgtAAAGAAGACGACGCTTCAGGGAATAATCTATTAAAGACTATTCTGGATAATTACGAAAACTATAAAGAAAGTTTAAACTTTTTAAGAGGATGGAACAAGTTAGTGAGTAATCTTCATCCTTCAGAAAGCTTAAAAGGACTAATGTCACACTATCCAAGTCTACTCCTTAGCTTGACAGATAATTTTATGTTGCCTGATGGGAAGATTCGTTATGAAACTTTAGAATTAATGAAGACATTAATGATTTTGCAGGGTATGCAAGTACCTGACCTCCTTTCTTCATGTATGGTTATCGAGGAAATACCTCTTACACTACAAAATGCCAGAGATTTAACCATTAGAATCAAGAATGTTGGTGCCGAATTCGGAAAAACCAAAACAGACAAGCTAGTAtcctctttctttctcaaaTACTTATTTGGCCTTCTTACCGTTAGATTCTCTCCAGTTTGGACTGGTGTTTTTGACACTCTTCCTAATGTTTACACAAAAGATGAAGCCCTCGTTTGGAAACTTGTGCTATCATTCATTAAACTTCCTgatgaaaatcaaaatttggaTTACTACCAGCCTCTTCTTGAAGATGGTGCAAACAAAGTTCTGTGGGATTCGAGTGTAGTGAGGTTAAGGGACACTATTGATACGTTCTCACATATTTGGTCAAAGTATTCTACTCAAAATACGAGCATTATATCTACTACTATTGAAAGAAGGGGGAACACCACCTACCCAATTTTAATTAGAAATCAGGCTCTAAAAGTTATGCTATCGATTCCTCAAGTTGCTGAAAATCACTTCGTCGACATCGCACCTTTTGTTTATAATGACTTCAAGACTTAcaaagatgaagaggataTGGAAAATGAACGTGTTATTACTGGTTCATGGACAGAAGTTGATAGAAACGTGTTTTTAAAGACTTTAAGCAAgttcaaaaatataaagaatGTTTATAGTGCAACAGAATTGCACGATCATCTGATGGTACTGTTGGGTAGCCGTAATACAGACGTTCAGAAGCTTGCGTTGGACGCACTTCTTGCATACAAAAATCCAACGTTGAATAAATATAGagataatttgaaaaatctacTAGATGACACCTTATTCAAGGACGAGATTACGACTTTTTTAACCGAAAATGGGTCGCAGTCTATCAAGGCTGAGGACGAAAAGGTAGTCATGCCTTATGTCCTTAGAATTTTCTTCGGTCGAGCACAAGTCCCCCCAACTAGTGGACAGAAAAGAAGCCGCAAAATAGCTGTCATTTCAGTTTTGCCAAATTTTAAGAAGCCATATattaatgattttttgaGTTTGGCTAGTGAAAGGCTGGATtataattatttttttgggaACAGCCATCAAATAAATAGCTCAAAGGCTACCTTGAAAACTATCAGACGGATGACTGGTTTCGTTAACATTGTAAATTCTACTCTGTCTGTATTAAGAacaaattttcctttgcATACTAATTCAGTGCTGCAGCCGTTGATCTATTCAATTGCTATGGCATACTATGTCTTAGATACTGAGAGCACAGAGGAGGTACATTTAAGAAAGATGGCAAGTAATTTAAGGCAACAAGGTCTAAAATGTTTAAGTAGtgtctttgaatttgttgGAAATACATTTGATTGGTCTACTTCTATGGAAGATATTTACGCCGTTGTAGTTAAGCCTCGTATTTCACATTTTTCGGATGAAAACTTACAACAACCCTCCTCTTTACTAAgacttttcctttattgGGCACACAATCCATCTCTGTACCAGTTTTTGTATTACGATGAATTTGCAACTGCCACTGCATTGATGGACACCATATCAAACCAACACGTTAAGGAAGCTGTTATTGGCCCAATAATTGAAGCGGCGGACTCAATTATTAGAAATCCAGTAAATGATGATCACTACGTAGATTTGGTGACTCTCATCTGCACATCATGTCTGAAAATACTTCCTTCGCTATATGTCAAACTTTCTGACTCAAACTCGATTTCcacatttttgaatttgctAGTTAGTATCACTGAGATGGGATTTATTCAAGATGATCATGTTAGAAGTCGTTTAATTAGTTCATTAATATCAATATTAAAAGGAAAGCTAAAAAAACTGCAGGAAAATGATAcccaaaaaattttgaaaatattaaagCTGATAGTTTTCAACTACAATTGTTCTTGGAGTGATATTGAAGAACTATACACTACCATATCTTCTTTGTTCAAAACATTTGACGAGCGAAACCTCAGGGTTTCCTTGACAGAGCTCTTCATAGAACTCGGTAGAAAAGTTCCTGAATTAGAAAGTATTTCGAAATTGGTTGCGGACTTGAATTCATACTCCTCATCACGTATGCATGAATATGATTTTCCTAGAATTTTATCAACTTTCAAGGGGTTAATTGAAGATGGTTATAAGTCCTACAGTGAGTTAGAGTGGTTACCTCTGTTGTTCACCTTTTTACattttatcaataataaGGAAGAACTTGCGTTAAGAACAAACGCATCCCACGCTATAATGAAGTTTATTGACTTCATTAACGAAAAGCCTAATCTTAATGAAGCTTCAAAATCGATTTCTATGCTGAAGGATATACTTTTACCCAATATAAGGATTGGCCTCAGAGACTCCCTAGAAGAGGTACAAAGTGAGTATGTATCAGTGCTATCATATATGGTAAAAAACACGAAATATTTCACCGACTTCGAAGATATGGCCATTTTACTGTACAatggtgatgaagaagcagaTTTTTTTACAAACGTTAATCATATTCAGCTTCATCGTCGTCAGAGAGCCATTAAAAGACTAGGTGAACATGCTCATCAACTCAAAGATAACAGTATATCCCATTATTTAATTCCAATGATCGAACATTATGTCTTTTCGGATGATGAAAGATACAGAAATATTGGAAATGAGACCCAAATAGCCATCGGAGGGTTGGCGCAGCACATGAGTTGGAATCAATACAAAGCTCTTCTTAGAAGGTACATTTCTATGTTGAAAACCAAGCCTAACCAAATGAAGCAAGCCGTACAATTAATTGTTCAACTTTCTGTTCCACTTAGAGAAACTCTTCGTATCGTAAGAGATGGGGCTGAGTCGAAACTTACTTTGAGCAAATTTCCTTCCAACTTAGATGAACCCAGTAATTTTATTAAGCAAGAATTGTATCCGACTCTTTCGAAAATTCTTGGCACTAGAGATGACGAAACTATAATTGAAAGAATGCCTATTGCGGAGGCATTAGTTAATATTGTTTTAGGGCTCACAAATGATGATATTACTAATTTCCTCCCTAGTATTCtaacaaatatttgccAAGTTTTGAGAAGTAAATCCGAAGAATTAAGAGATGCAGTAAGAGTAACCTTGGGTAAAATCAGTATTATCTTGGGCGCTGAGTATCTTGTCTTTGTGATAAAGGAATTAATGGCTACATTAAAACGTGGTTCTCAAATTCATGTGTTAAGTTACACTGTCCACTACATATTAAAGAGTATGCACGGAGTCTTAAAACACTCCGATTTGGATACCTCGTCCAGTATGATTGTTAAGATTATAATGGAAAATATCTTTGGGTTCGCtggtgaagaaaaagactCTGAGAATTATCATACAAAagtgaaagaaattaaGAGTAATAAAAGCTATGATGCTGGTGAAATTCTCGCCTCAAACATCAGCCTGACAGAATTTGGAACATTACTCTCTCCTGTGAAGGCTTTGTTGATGGTCAGAATTAATCTaagaaatcaaaacaaaCTGAGTGAATTATTGAGACGATATTTGTTGGGTTTAAATCATAATAGTGACTCTGAGTCAGAAAGTATCCTCAAGTTCTGCCATCAGCTTTTCCAGGAATCAGAAATGAGTAATTCCCCTCAAataccaaagaaaaaagtgaaagaCCAAGtagatgaaaaagaagactTTTTCTTGGTAAATTTGGAGTCGAAATCTTATACCATCAACTCAAACAGTTTGCTTTTGAACAGCactttacaaaaatttGCTTTAGACTTACTTAGGAACGTAATAACGAGACACCGCTCCTTTTTAACTGTCTCGCACCTAGAGGGTtttattccatttttgaGAGATTCGTTACTTTCGGAAAATGAAGGTGTGGTAATTAGTACTTTACGTATCCTGATTACATTAATTAGGCTAGATTTTTCCGATGAATCTAGtgaaatcttcaaaaactgTGCGAGGAAGGTACTAAATATTATCAAGGTTTCTCCTTCAACTTCAAGCGAATTATGCCAAATGGGtttaaagtttctttctgcCTTTATACGTCACACAGATTCAACATTAAAGGATACTGCTTTGAGTTATGTTCTAGGGAGGGTCTTACCAGATTTAAATGAACCAAGCAGACAAGGCCTTGCTTTTAATTTCCTAAAAGCACTTGTTTCAAAACATATCATGCTTCCAGAACTCTATGACATTGCGGATACTACTAGGGAAATCATGGTCACAAACCactcaaaagaaattaggGATGTATCCAGGAGCGTTTACTACCAATTTTTAATGGAATATGACCAAAGTAAGGGTCGTTTAGAAAAGCAGTTCAAATTTATGGTCGACAATTTACAGTATCCTACCGAGTCCGGCCGTCAGTCCGTAATGGAATTGATCAATTTGATTATTACAAAGGCTAATCCTGCTTTACTATCCAAATTATCatcttccttctttctgGCGCTAGTTAATGTTTCTTTTAATGATGATGCGCCAAGATGCCGTGAGATGGCTTCAGTATTGATTTCCACCATGCTTCCAAAGCTTGAAAATAAGGACcttgaaattgttgaaaaatatatagCCGCTTGGCTAAAACAGGTTGATAATGCATCCTTTTTAAATCTTGGGTTGAGAACTTATAAGGTCTACTTGAAAAGTATTGGGTTTGAACATACTATTGAGCTAGACGAGCTTGCCATCAAGCGTATAAGGTACATTTTGAGCGATACGTCGGTAGGATCAGAACATCAGTGGGATTTGGTATACTCAGCTTTAAATACGTTCTCATCTTATATGGAAGCAACAGAGAGCGTTTATAAACATGGTTTCAAAGACATATGGGATGGTATTATCACATGTCTCTTGTATCCGCACTCATGGGTCCGTCAATCGGCGGCAAATCTTGTTCATCAACTCATAGCCAATAAGGATAAGCTGGAGATATCATTAACCAATCTGGAAATTCAAACCATTGCAACAAGAATTCTTCACCAATTAGGTGCGCCTTCTATTCCGGAGAATCTTGCGAACGTCTCAATAAAAACATTAGTTAATATCAGTATCCTATGGAAGGAGCAACGCACGCCGTTCATAATGGATGTATCAAAACAAACTGGAGAGGATCTAAAATATACTACCGCCATTGATTATATGGTAACTCGAATTGGTGGTATTATCAGGTCGGATGAACATCGTATGGATTCTTTTATGTCGAAGAAGGCGTGTATTCAGTTATTGGCCTTATTAGTTCAAGTTCTGGACGAAGACGAAGTAATTGCAGAAGGGGAAAAGATATTATTGCCGCTATATGGTTATTTAGAAACATATTACTCAAGAGCAGTTGATGAAGAACAGGAAGAACTACGCACTCTTTCAAACGAATGTTTAAAAATACTGGAAGACAAATTGCAAGTATCcgattttacaaaaatatacaCTGCTGTCAAACAGACCGTAttagaaagaagaaaggaaaGGAGATCTAAAAGGGCAATTCTGGCTGTTAACGCTCCACAAATTTCTGCTGATAAAAAGTTGAGAAAGCATGCGAGATCGAGggaaaagagaaagcatgaaaaggatgaaaatggGTATTATCAAAGACgtaacaaaagaaagagagcCTAG
- the HTA2 gene encoding histone H2A (Histone H2A; core histone protein required for chromatin assembly and chromosome function; one of two nearly identical (see also HTA1) subtypes; DNA damage-dependent phosphorylation by Mec1p facilitates DNA repair; acetylated by Nat4p) — translation MSGGKGGKAGSAAKASQSRSAKAGLTFPVGRVHRLLRRGNYAQRIGSGAPVYLTAVLEYLAAEILELAGNAARDNKKTRIIPRHLQLAIRNDDELNKLLGNVTIAQGGVLPNIHQNLLPKKSAKTAKASQEL, via the coding sequence ATGTCCGGTGGTAAAGGTGGTAAAGCTGGTTCAGCTGCTAAAGCTTCTCAATCTAGATCTGCTAAAGCTGGTTTAACATTCCCAGTTGGTAGAGTGCACAGATTGCTAAGAAGAGGTAACTACGCCCAGAGAATTGGTTCTGGTGCTCCAGTCTATCTAACTGCTGTCTTAGAATATTTGGCTGCTGAAATTTTAGAATTGGCTGGTAATGCTGCTAGagataacaaaaaaaccaGAATTATTCCAAGACATTTACAATTGGCCATCAgaaatgatgatgaattgaaCAAGCTATTGGGTAATGTTACCATCGCCCAAGGTGGTGTTTTGCCAAACATTCACCAAAACTTGTTGCCAAAGAAGTCTGCCAAGACTGCCAAAGCTTCTCAAGAACTGTAA
- the HTB2 gene encoding histone H2B (Histone H2B; core histone protein required for chromatin assembly and chromosome function; nearly identical to HTB1; Rad6p-Bre1p-Lge1p mediated ubiquitination regulates reassembly after DNA replication, transcriptional activation, meiotic DSB formation and H3 methylation) — protein sequence MSSAAEKKPASKAPAEKKPAAKKTSTSVDGKKRSKVRKETYSSYIYKVLKQTHPDTGISQKSMSILNSFVNDIFERIATEASKLAAYNKKSTISAREIQTAVRLILPGELAKHAVSEGTRAVTKYSSSTQA from the coding sequence ATGTCCTCTGCCGCCGAAAAGAAACCAGCTTCCAAAGCTCCAGCTGAAAAGAAGCCAGCTGCCAAGAAAACATCAACCTCCGTCGATGGTAAGAAGAGATCTAAGGTTAGAAAGGAGACCTATTCCTCTTATATTTACAAAGTTTTGAAGCAAACTCACCCAGACACTGGTATTTCCCAGAAGTCTATGTCTATTTTGAACTCTTTCGTTAACGAtatctttgaaagaattgctACTGAAGCTTCTAAATTGGCCGCTTATAACAAGAAATCCACTATTTCTGCTAGAGAAATCCAAACAGCCGTTAGATTGATCTTACCTGGTGAATTGGCTAAACATGCCGTCTCCGAAGGTACTAGGGCTGTTACCAAATACTCCTCCTCTACTCAAGCCTAA
- the ECM15 gene encoding Ecm15p (Non-essential hypothetical protein; likely exists as tetramer, may be regulated by the binding of small-molecule ligands (possibly sulfate ions), may have a role in yeast cell-wall biogenesis), protein MPKIFCLADVCMVPIGTDSASISDFVALIEKKIRESPLKSTLHSAGTTIEGPWDDVMGLIGEIHEYGHEKGYVRVHTDIRVGTRTDKHQTAQDKIDVVLKKISQ, encoded by the coding sequence ATGCCCAAGATCTTTTGTTTAGCGGACGTGTGTATGGTCCCTATTGGCACCGACTCTGCTAGTATTTCTGATTTTGTTGCactcattgaaaaaaaaatcagagAAAGCCCATTAAAGAGCACTTTACACAGTGCAGGAACAACAATTGAAGGGCCTTGGGATGATGTGATGGGTTTGATTGGCGAAATCCATGAATACGGTCATGAGAAAGGATATGTTAGAGTACACACTGATATTCGTGTTGGGACTAGAACTGATAAGCACCAAACTGCTCAAGATAAGATCGATGttgttttaaaaaaaatttctcaatGA